From one Pseudomonas sp. S35 genomic stretch:
- a CDS encoding DUF924 family protein, giving the protein MSTPQSVIDFWKNAGPQRWFAKDDAFDTTFRDTFHTTHLQAARLELDSWQASAEGALALLILLDQYPRNAFRGTAHMFATDPLARLYAHRMVDAGLDQRIEPALRAFCYLPFEHSEEPADQQRSLALNQHLDPNTYHWAKEHAAIIERFGRFPHRNAVLARTTTDQEHAFLKAGGFAG; this is encoded by the coding sequence ATGAGCACGCCCCAATCCGTCATCGACTTCTGGAAAAACGCCGGCCCCCAGCGCTGGTTCGCCAAGGACGATGCCTTCGATACAACCTTTCGCGACACCTTCCACACCACCCACCTGCAAGCCGCCCGACTTGAGTTGGACAGCTGGCAGGCATCTGCCGAAGGTGCGTTGGCCCTGCTGATCCTGCTCGACCAATACCCGCGTAACGCCTTTCGCGGCACCGCGCACATGTTTGCCACCGACCCGTTGGCACGCTTGTACGCCCATCGCATGGTGGATGCCGGTTTGGATCAACGGATCGAACCCGCCTTGCGTGCGTTCTGTTATTTGCCGTTCGAGCATTCGGAAGAACCTGCCGACCAGCAGCGTTCCCTTGCACTTAACCAACACCTGGACCCGAACACCTACCACTGGGCCAAGGAGCACGCCGCGATTATCGAGCGGTTTGGGCGGTTTCCCCACCGTAATGCAGTGCTGGCCAGGACCACCACTGATCAAGAGCACGCCTTCCTGAAGGCCGGTGGTTTTGCTGGCTAG
- the yfcF gene encoding glutathione transferase — MSQSPLRLYVDSLFTSPYAMSVFVTLREKGLAFDLITLDLDAAQNQAADFVRLSVTQRVPTLVAGDFALSESSAITEYLEEVYPETAVYPADSRLRARARQVQAWLRSDLLPIREERSTRVVFYGQQMPPLSSIAEAAASRLISAAQALLAGNPTNLFGEWSIADLDLAIMLNRLILNGDHVPAELVAYAQHQWQRPSVQEWVNQPRPAL, encoded by the coding sequence ATGAGCCAGAGCCCGTTGCGCCTGTACGTCGATTCGCTGTTCACCAGCCCTTACGCCATGTCGGTGTTCGTCACCCTGCGGGAAAAAGGCCTGGCCTTCGATCTCATCACCCTGGACCTGGATGCCGCTCAAAACCAGGCGGCTGACTTCGTTCGGCTGTCTGTGACGCAACGCGTCCCGACCCTCGTGGCAGGCGACTTTGCGCTGTCGGAGTCCTCGGCGATCACCGAGTACCTGGAAGAGGTGTACCCCGAGACAGCGGTGTACCCGGCCGATTCAAGGCTGCGGGCGAGGGCGCGGCAGGTGCAGGCGTGGTTGCGCAGTGATTTATTGCCGATTCGCGAAGAGCGTTCCACCCGGGTGGTGTTCTATGGGCAGCAGATGCCGCCACTGTCGAGCATCGCTGAAGCCGCGGCAAGCAGGTTGATCAGTGCAGCACAGGCGCTGCTGGCGGGTAACCCGACAAACCTGTTCGGTGAGTGGTCGATTGCTGACCTGGACCTGGCCATCATGCTCAATCGCCTGATCCTCAACGGCGACCACGTGCCCGCCGAGTTGGTGGCCTATGCACAACACCAATGGCAGCGGCCGTCGGTGCAGGAATGGGTCAACCAGCCACGCCCTGCACTGTAG